The sequence AGAGAATCAAACAACATGACGAACATTTAATGGATCTCTTTGATGGGTTGCCACTTGGTTTTGGTGCTGTCCAAATTTCAATGTGTGGTTATTGACACTGGTAATGAGATGGGTTGAAGCTTGCTTTCTTGTCATATGCTAATAGAGATAATAAGGATAGATTGATGGAATTGTGTGAATGACCAATCTAAAACtgcatataattttttctttgtgcaggttttattacataaattatCAACTCTAATCTAGCTGCTAAATTAGAGCACTAATTGGTTGTACAGTGTCTAACAGTCTAATGAACATAGTTCCCCAGTTATTTAGTTGCTGTCTTGTAATTTCTTCTAGCACtttctgtttatttttatattgccATGTTTACtgaaccctttttttttatgtgtttgtaGGCTTTGTTATCCCACTATTCTCGAAAGTTTCAAAGATTACGCTGGTACattatacttgttttttttttctttgctctATAATTTCTGgctttttataatcttataaagaaaaaaaatgttgagttTCTGAATTTGGATGATTTGAACTTCTTCCATCATCACTACTTTCATAGATGATTTTTGTAAACTAACAGAAAAGGCACTTTTGGaggattaaataattttagtttttagaatcaaattagaaaagaaagtcattttaatcttttttatgtaTAGTTATAGTTATAACTCAACATTTTCTGTATatgcttctcttctctctttctaaacattatacaataaaaatatgatattgtgatatttgaataattttgccCTGGACTCTGTTTACTTGTAAAAACAAAGCATGTTCTTCTTCTAGAAGAACAGAATCTTGAGCTAAACAAATATGTTCTAACCTTTTAATGAggcatattttaataaaaatatgcatTGCTTAAACTTAGGATTCTTAATTCTTTTACCATGATAATCTTTGATATCCCTGGTATATTTTTTGGTAAACGTTAAAATCACTTACCAGTTTAAAACCTTCTTAAATAAAGAGCTCAATTGGAATGAAAAATGTTCATGTTCAGAggaaaattagaattttaacaAGCACAATTCAAAGTGGAGGGGAAATtttagaaagtttttttttcttttttctgattGTTATGTTCTTAGTGATTTTACTTGCTATAAAATGATTAATTGTACATGAAATGAATGCATATGGATGCCATAGCATGTTCTAGCTGTTAATAATGGATATTGTGGTTTGTTGTGCTTTCCATTGGTGCAGGTGTATCTCAATGAATACACATTTCATATTCGGCATGCTTCAAGTCAGAATCAATTCTTTATGTGGCttatttgttttctgttttatggtcatatttgatatttgatgTTTTGATATAATGAACATTGTAGGCATTTGAACCTCCACTTGACATGAGCCAGGACGTAGATTTTAGTGAAGATCCACATCCTGAATCGACCCAAAAAGATCATTTAGTTTCTGAAGGGATTAGTGCTTGTTCATGTGAGTCAGTCCCTGTGAGAATAACATGTTCTGTATCTGATCAACATCGTTGTGTGGAAGGTGGCAATCATACTTGCATATCACAAGCACAAATGCATTCCAATGAGGTTTTTGCAGCACTGTGACTCTATGTCCTTTTTGATACAGTAGATAAGAATTATGATGTTTCATTGGTTCTATCattgtttttttcatttagaaATTTGACTCTGTAGATAACAACAGGAGGTGGACATTGAGAGTTGCCACCAGTCAAATACTGGGAGCCATTCTCCAAGCATGATACATCCTAAAGAAACTAGTGAATACTGTGGAAGTCCTATTGCTGATTCCAATGGCAATGTaattccttttctgttttattattgtaaatcttttcatattttagattcaCTATTTAAGTTGGTTGTTGTAAGTTGTGCAAATTCCTCATGATTAGTTGATGTTAATGCTATgatatttcttgaaaaaaaaaatctggatacacttcaaagttcaaagtaATTCAGTAAAGCCAAAACTTCACTTTACTGCTGGTGATGTCTTCCTGCACTTTAGCACCATGGCAcacttatttataaatataatgtcTGTTTGGTTCATTAAAGCATGTCCTGATATGTTGAAACTTCTCTTTCATCCTCCTATCCTCCCTATCTCAATTATCCTTGCAAACAATCAAATTGTATTCATAGCAATTAAGTCAATGACGTCTGAGTCATTGCCCGGAGAGTGGAGACAGTAATAACTAGCTTTCAAATCTCATTTGATTCATCTGTCATTTAATCGAACTTTATGGAAAGTTGAAATATAATGTACTATTCTGGATGGACATTGAGCTGTGAAGAAACAACTCTTTACAGTATCTTTTTAATGTGTTAATTCTATgtcaatttcaaacatcataGCATCTTTTAGATAACTTTGTCTTTTTCTAACAGAACTAATCTTTGGTATATACTATTGATTGTGTTTTACAGTATTAGTTTtactctaagtttttttttttttgctgaagttTACTCTAAGATGCATCTATACTTATCTATAGACCTTTTTAACATCTTTATTTCAGGTACCGGTCACGTCATCACAACAACAATGGTTGGATCCATCTTTAAAATTGAATGTTCCTTTAGTTGATGTAGATAAGGTATATTTATGTTTTCAGCATCATTCTTTTCAGTTGTTAATTGTTCCAAGGTAGGATAATGGAAAGGTTTGGGTTTTTTAATGGGCAGTTAGCAAAGTTAAAGAAATAGGgcagatgaaagaaaataaacttcTACCTCACACTATGGTTTGGTTGCATCAGAGTAGGAGAGTAGCTTGCTGcaataattcataaatttgtCTTCTATCAAGAGAGAGAATTACTGCTGTTTAACTTAACCTCGTATTATGCTctgtattttttcaattttctcttAGTAAGAGAATTCTGGTGAAGTGGGGCTTTTATATGGTTTTGttgcttatatttatttttattgcctTTTACCTCAGGTGCGATGTATAATAAGGAACATAGTTAGGGACTGGGCAGCTGAGGTATTGCCTGTTAatcttatgtatttttaatacAAACCTTAATTTTGGTTATcttgaaaaaaacttttttgcTTTTGCAAATGTATCTTATTAGGGTAAAAACGAACGTGATCAGTGCTACAGCCCTATACTTGACGAGCTTAATATGCTATTCCCTAATCGCAGTAAAGATAGGTAGAACTTAACATCTTGATACTGGCTGAAATTTCTTACTTGGGTTGAAGATTGGTTGCACAATTTGTTTTTCACTAAAAGCATGGAATTTCTTAAACAGTCCACCTGCATGTTTAGTTCCTGGTGCTGGACTTGGTCGGCTGGCCCTGGAGATTTCATGTTTAGGTGTGTATACATTAACAAGCTTACATAGGAATTATGTTTAGTATACTTCTATTATAATTGACATATCATTATGATGCAGGATTTATCAGTCAGGGAAATGAATTTTCATACTACATGATGATATGCTCGAGCTTTATTCTTAACCAGTAAGATTAAGGGTTATCTCTTTCTTGTTTATCTTGTTAATGCTACAGCAATTACTTATTTGTTTGAAGTCACAGTGATGATTGCTGTTCTGATTTTTTggtcttttctctttttgttctcAATCGATTGGCTTGATGGAACATTTAAGTTCCCAAACGGCTGGCGAGTGGACAATTTATCCTTGGATTCACagcaattgcaattcattatcAGACAGTGATCAACTTCGTCCTGTTTCAATACCAGATATGCATCCAGCCAGGTatatacattgatttttttaataaaggaaaaattattagtataaaaaaaggGTTGCAAAAAGGAACCGTAATAATTGTTAGATATAAAATGATTCATGTGTCTTCATCTATCAACTTAAGCTTTTGGGTAGATGGTTCATGATATAGTATCAAAACCTCTGATCAAGTGGTCTAGTGTTTGATCCTTGCAGTTCCATTTCTTTAATAAAACCTTGAATTTCTACACAAGGTAGGTGGGCTTGTGCATTATCTACTCTTCAAGCCTGAAAGGCTCATACATGAGGGGCTGTGTTAGAGatgtaatataaaatcatttatgcTTATTCACCTAGCATCTTAAGCTTTTggtgtaattaattataatgacaCAAAAATTGCTGTTAGGTAAAGTATTTATCTTGTTCTATTAGGCTCAAAAAGTAAGACCTGTTCAaacatgttatcaaatacaGTGAATGGAGAACAATAGGAGCTTGTTGAAATACTAAAGTATCAGTAGATCTTATGGTATGATATATCTTATAATCATAATATTCTTGGACTGGAGCAGTGCAGGAATTACTGAAGGTTTTTCCATGTGTGGAGGTGACTTTGTTGAAGTTTACAGTGATTCAAGCCAAGTTGGTAGGAGAAATTATCtacagctatatatatatatatatatatatcagcgATCTTATGTCTGCCGCTCTTAAAGAGTAAACTTAATATATCATGAGTGTTCTGGTTCTATTCATTATGTATCTGCTTTATGCTTAGTTGATTCATCTTGTTaaattaagcaacacatacaatACAAACTATGGAATATGCAATGCTGCGTTGCTACAGTGATTAGAAAATGAGCTGCTTCAAATTCTTGAACTTGTATAGGGTCTGAGTTGATGAAATTGAAtgctatattttgaattttcaatctatatataattgtaatattttatgtatgtatgtatgtatatatgtaggTAGGTAGGTATGTATGTACGTATGTATGCATGCATGACTTTTTAGTGTATGCAGCCTGTGTTAACCTCTAGTGCTTTGAACTTACATGTTGATTCAAAACTTAATAATTTTGTCATCTAAAATAGTTCAAATTTGAACCCTGACATTTAGGATTTGAACAGAGGATGACTGCTGCATAGTTCTCTAGTCAATTGTTATTTGTTAGTAAGTTTTTAAATGCAACAGACTTGGGGAGCATGCACATGGATCACCCTTATGGTGTCTGGAGATactattaaaaagttaattgatCTTGCACAAACTGAGCTTGACATTATAATTCCACCTTCAGCCTTTCTTAAATAGTAGACCTTTGTATACTTTATGTTGATTTCCTGAAatgatattgaattttatttaggGACTATAATAAGTaatgattctcatcattttaaTGGCATTTTGTTGAATTTATTTAGGGACTATACGTTTAAATAATCTATATCTAATTATCTATACTAAATCTGATATATAACACACTATCTCGTATAATAATCTCTAATGAGACTTAAAATGGCCATGCAGGTGCATGGGATGCAGTTGTAACTTGTTTCTTTATCGATACAGCTCATAATATTGTTGAGTACAttgaaataatttcaaaaattttgaaagaagGGGGAGTAAGTTCTTGAATCCAAACCTTCAAATAGATACCATGTATCTACTGTTGTGGTCTGTAACATTTGCTTGTTGCCATTTCCATTTAACTTTTGTAGTTCATAGTGGGTGACATTGATATTGTGACAGGTTTGGATAAATTTGGGACCTCTACTTTATCACTTTGCAGATATGTATGGACAGGATGATGTATGActccttttcttttcacatACTATATCACATCACTTGTTTGGTGGGTACTATCTTACTCTGGAGTCTGGACTTTGTCTGTAGGAAATGTCCATTGAATTGAGTTTGGAAGATGTTAAGAGGGTCGCATTACATTATGGATTTGAATTAGAGGTAATCTCTTCATTTTTTGAATAATGCCCTGTTTTAATTATGCAAGTGACTAATCATATTTGCATTATCTGGTCATGGGTTGCAGAAAGAAAGGACTATTGAGACAACTTACACCGCAAATTCTAGATCAATGATGCAAGTAAGCTTCTAACTGTGCACAAGTGCTCATCTACCTCCACCCGGTTTTTTCCTTTGTTTCGACATTTATCTACAGTCTAGTTGTTCTTAAATCTCTAGCATATTTGTGTTATAAGTTTATAGCCGGTTGTTTCAATTCAGAAATTCCAAACTGCTTTATACAAATATAGCTACTGAATTATATTGGTTATTTACCGTACTAATGCTTTATATGTTAATGTGATTCATAGCAAATCATTAAAACTGAATCTACTGAAAGCTTTTGTTCAATTTGCTAAAAGGTTTGTTATCCTCTTTGCAGAATCGTTACTTTTCTGCATTTTGGACAATGAGAAAAAAATCTGCTGCAGTGCAGCAGCAAGTGCCCTGAGAATGAGGTTCAATTAAGTGCCCTGAGAATGTGGTTCAATTATTGTGATATAAAGTACAAACTAGCTCTCTTTTACTTGGTCATGCCTTGTACTTTTTCCTTGTTGGAGTGGGGAACTTTCCTGAATTCATGAAATCCTGACAATTTTTCCATCATTGGGAAGTTAATTTGCTTTTGGTTAACAATTGTATATCATGAATGTTTTTGATAATCATATGCTTGGTCAATAGTATATGCATTCTTGGATACTGTACGAGAAAACTTGAGTGTGGATTGAAGGTTGAACAGTCCCTTGCAGTTGACACAAGCAGGAGTACTATTACGTCAAAAGATGCACTTgtgatttttattcttttgtagttttctttgaattttgaaaacagAAGGTTTTCATATTAGAAGTTCACTTGGCAAGGTTAGAAGCAAAGTTTGATATTTGTGGAAGAAGCCAGGAAGCTGTTACAATAGAATTTGTGACAAGTGACCAACTTTCACCCAGTGTTtgaataaagaattttaaaatgcCATGTAAttctaaaattcaaaataaattttgctgTGATTTCCTTCTCTTGCTTTCTCTCGCAGTTCACATTGCAACATCAATCTCATGACGAAACTTGTGTCCTTGCAAATCTTCAATAATAGTTTTGAAGTTATCTTCCATTAAAGCAAGTTCATTCACAGTTGCTTCAAGTCACTGACCGACCGAGGAATTGAGATGGTTGAAAACCTTGCAGAAATCAGTGATGATGGTGGATGGGAGGGATGCTTGTAGAATGGGGATACAATGATGAATCCCTCCTCCCCCATATGCGAACTTGCCTTTTAGCTACCACTGTTACTATTTTTGTCGTGTCAGTCACCCATCAAGTCATTGAAAAATGGAAGGAGATGATGTtgcagatgaagatgaagatgaaacgTATTTTCTAAGATGAACATAGTGAGTGAggaatttttaaaattccacTTGTTTTTGTGGAATTTTAATGAATGATTAAAATCCTAGAGAACTGTTCAAATACCctcaaaaaaatacattatcgcCAAACACAGGGTCAAGGTTATGATCTTTTTAGGAATGAAGGCAAAATATCAAAGTAAGCTCAATATGCAAGAAGACTAAGAATCAAAATTGTACTTTGTTATTCAATAAACCAGCTATAAGaatcaaatgaaattttatctgattttgttaaataaaaccATCGAAGCAAAAGCATTTCTTCATGTTTCCTTAAGTTTATCTTTCAGTGTTTTTGAAACACTCATTTTGGACCTCCTAAAGGTTGCTTTGGCTACAATGCTTGACATTTGGGGTTTAATGCCACAAGGAAAGATAAGGTGGTGCTTGATTTCgtgttgattttttcttttcatttttttttattttcaggtgaaaataacttttatttttaaatttttgagatttaataaatatgtatcaagaagaaaatatttaaagtatCATTGTGTTTTCACTTCTTCAGAAAAAGACtgaaaaatattgatttgttgtttttacttttgaacctgtttttgaaaatattttaagagaaaatgttttctaaattttaagcaaatatattttcattcttgGCACTTGGTTTTAcggtttattttttgtttttattttcattttttgaagatatttttcattttttaaatttcaagattTAGTAAATATGTATCAAGAAGAAAATATTCTAAGGTGTTATCGAAAAAGACtataaatgtttaatttgttatttttacttttgggtatgcttatgaaaatattttcaagagaCTAAACAAAATGTTTGTTGTTCAATGTAGACAATAATGTTAACTCCCCGTCGTTTCATCACATCTTCAGCAACACACTCGAACTCCACCCGCAAAAACAACTCCCTCGGTCAAATATGCCTCAGCTCTACGAAGTTCATCAACAAAGGCAAAGAGGTGTTGGTGTACTATGTTTTAGACGAGAAGTATCTCCTCCTCAGCATGACCCAAGGGGAAATTGGTTTAAAAATTTACTACGTTGATGAGGAAGCACTGTCGTCACCACCACTACTGTCGTCGTCGATGGCAATAAAGATAACTGAGCCAAAGAAAGTGGAAGAAACACCACTTCCACTTCTTAACATTACCCGAAAACTAAAACAATGAAGCTT comes from Glycine soja cultivar W05 chromosome 20, ASM419377v2, whole genome shotgun sequence and encodes:
- the LOC114403295 gene encoding carnosine N-methyltransferase-like → MDEAEEEQQRRRLKLEEALEIQSLRRIISAYLNYPDAAEEDVRRYERSYRKLPPSHKALLSHYSRKFQRLRWCISMNTHFIFGMLQAFEPPLDMSQDVDFSEDPHPESTQKDHLVSEGISACSCESVPVRITCSVSDQHRCVEGGNHTCISQAQMHSNEEVDIESCHQSNTGSHSPSMIHPKETSEYCGSPIADSNGNVPVTSSQQQWLDPSLKLNVPLVDVDKVRCIIRNIVRDWAAEGKNERDQCYSPILDELNMLFPNRSKDSPPACLVPGAGLGRLALEISCLGFISQGNEFSYYMMICSSFILNHSQTAGEWTIYPWIHSNCNSLSDSDQLRPVSIPDMHPASAGITEGFSMCGGDFVEVYSDSSQVGAWDAVVTCFFIDTAHNIVEYIEIISKILKEGGVWINLGPLLYHFADMYGQDDEMSIELSLEDVKRVALHYGFELEKERTIETTYTANSRSMMQNRYFSAFWTMRKKSAAVQQQVP